Proteins encoded together in one Lepisosteus oculatus isolate fLepOcu1 chromosome 2, fLepOcu1.hap2, whole genome shotgun sequence window:
- the ube2j1 gene encoding ubiquitin-conjugating enzyme E2 J1 yields the protein METKYNLKSPAVKRLMKEAAELRDPTEHYHAQPLEDNLFEWHFSVRGPPDSEFDGGVYHGRIVLPPDYPMKPPSIILLTSNGRFEVGKKICLSISGHHPETWQPSWSIRTALIAIIGFMPTKGEGAIGSLDYTPEERKSLAKKSQDFHCEACGCTMRTALMPLTSNSNPSQEDKEAKELAKQINFKAESSTSSTDAQSPGAESSPTSGTQAQALSSGTQAAAAAALPEAAAPQSDPTEEPPQPSRRLSPRQRRAQQPRRPASPAFAQIQRRPADAHHTGSAVLIVLLTLALAALIFRRIYLANEYKLDYEL from the exons CTGTGAAGCGGCTGATGAAGGAAGCAGCTGAGCTCAGGGATCCAACAGAACATTACCACGCACAGCCCCTAGAG GATAACCTTTTTGAGTGGCACTTCTCGGTAAGGGGCCCTCCTGACTCCGAGTTCGACGGTGGGGTATATCACGGAAGGATAGTGCTTCCTCCAGACTACCCCATGAAGCCGCCCAGCATTATCCTCCTCACC TCCAATGGAAGATTTGAAGTTGGTAAGAAGATCTGCCTGAGCATCTCTGGACACCACCCTGAGACCTGGCAGCCCTCCTGGAGCA TAAGAACTGCACTAATAGCTATAATTGGATTCATGCCAACCAAAGGAGAGGGTGCGATTGGATCTCTTGATTATACTCCAGAAGAAAGGAAATCTCTTGCCAAAAA GTCCCAGGACTTCCACTGTGAGGCCTGTGGCTGCACCATGAGGACGGCTCTCATGCCTCTCACCTCCAACAGCAACCCCAGCCAGGAGGATAAGGAAGCCAAAGAACTAGCAAAACAGATCAACTTCAAG GCAGAGTCGAGCACATCTAGTACAGATGCACAGAGCCCAGGAGCAGAGAGCAGCCCCACCTCTGGCACACAGGCACAGGCCCTTTCATCAGGGAcacaagcagcagcagcagcagctctgcCTGAAGCG GCTGCGCCTCAGAGTGACCCCACTGAAGAGCCCCCCCAGCCCAGCCGGCGCCTGAGCCCCCGCCAGCGCCGCGCCCAGCAGCCTCGGAGACCGGCCTCTCCCGCCTTCGCCCAGATCCAGCGCCGCCCGGCGGACGCCCATCACACCGGCTCGGCTGTGCTCATCGTGCTGCTCACCCTGGCGCTGGCAGCCCTCATCTTCCGCAGGATCTATCTCGCCAACGAGTACAAGCTAGACTACGAACTGTGA